A genomic window from Streptomyces sp. NBC_00234 includes:
- the pcaDC gene encoding bifunctional 3-oxoadipate enol-lactonase/4-carboxymuconolactone decarboxylase PcaDC: MTETLHHRAEGPAAGPALLLGPSLGTSTALWDAVAPELGSAFRTVRWDLPGHGKSPARLLTPGATVGQLGTLVLELADSLGLERFHYAGVSLGGAVGLWLAAHHPERIDRLAVICSSAHFGPPGPWHERAALVRESGTGPIAETAPSRWFTPGFTAPALVEDLLRADPEAYAACCDALAVFDMRGELPSVTAPTLVLAGRQDPATPPAHAREIADAVPGATLTELADASHLAPVERPAAVLAALREHFAAPGPGAGTAVRRAVLGDAHVDRAQARTTAFTAPFQDFIGRYAWGEIWTDTTLSRRERSLVTLTALVAHGHLDELAMHVRAARRNGLSTDEIGAVLLQTGVYCGVPAANAAFAVAQRVLAEDGEL; encoded by the coding sequence ATGACCGAAACACTGCACCATCGCGCGGAGGGCCCGGCCGCCGGGCCCGCGCTGCTCCTGGGGCCGTCCCTCGGGACGTCGACAGCCCTGTGGGACGCGGTCGCGCCCGAGCTCGGCTCGGCCTTCCGCACCGTCCGCTGGGACCTGCCGGGGCACGGAAAGTCCCCGGCCCGACTGCTGACACCCGGCGCAACGGTCGGCCAACTCGGCACATTGGTGCTGGAGTTGGCGGACTCGCTGGGACTGGAGCGCTTCCACTACGCCGGTGTGTCACTCGGCGGGGCGGTCGGCCTCTGGCTGGCCGCGCACCACCCCGAACGGATCGACAGGCTCGCCGTCATCTGCTCGTCCGCGCACTTCGGTCCACCCGGACCCTGGCACGAACGAGCAGCCCTGGTACGGGAGTCGGGGACCGGGCCGATCGCCGAAACCGCGCCGAGCCGGTGGTTCACCCCCGGATTCACGGCGCCCGCGCTCGTCGAGGACCTCCTGCGGGCCGACCCGGAGGCGTACGCCGCCTGCTGCGACGCGCTCGCGGTCTTCGACATGCGCGGCGAACTGCCCTCGGTCACCGCTCCGACCCTGGTCCTCGCGGGTCGCCAGGACCCGGCGACCCCGCCCGCGCACGCCCGCGAGATCGCCGACGCCGTACCCGGCGCCACGCTCACCGAACTGGCCGACGCCTCTCATCTGGCGCCCGTCGAGCGGCCCGCGGCGGTGCTGGCCGCACTGCGCGAGCACTTCGCCGCGCCGGGGCCGGGTGCGGGGACCGCGGTGCGCCGGGCAGTTCTCGGGGACGCGCACGTGGACCGCGCCCAGGCCCGTACCACCGCTTTCACCGCCCCGTTCCAGGACTTCATCGGCCGCTACGCCTGGGGCGAGATCTGGACGGACACCACGCTCAGCCGAAGGGAACGCAGTCTCGTCACGCTCACGGCCCTGGTCGCCCACGGGCACCTGGACGAACTGGCGATGCATGTACGGGCGGCCCGGCGCAACGGGCTGAGCACCGACGAGATCGGAGCCGTGCTGCTCCAGACCGGGGTCTACTGCGGAGTGCCCGCGGCCAACGCGGCGTTCGCGGTGGCGCAGCGCGTGCTCGCGGAGGACGGCGAGCTGTGA
- a CDS encoding MFS transporter → MSAHPQTGRAPAGASQGKPRKAAFAAWIGSALEYYDFFIYGSAAALVFPKVFFDPDDPATATLISLATFGVAYAARPLGALVLGHFGDRLGRRKIMVWTLVLMGLSTFLIGCLPTYAQAGTIAPVLLVLMRVFQGLSAAGEQASANAMTLEHAPEHRRGYYTSFTLNGTQAGQILATLVFIPVAALPDEQLYTWGWRIPFLLSAVVAVAGFVIRRTLEETPVFQQAATGEGVAKMPLAELFRDHWADVVRVVAAALIATVSTIFSVWALSYATSDAVGIEKTDMLWVNGSANAVALLAIPLWARLSDRIGRKPVFLAGALGSAGMVFVYLWAISTGSYPLIFAAGLLFFGVVYSAANGIWPSFYGEMFPARVRLSGMAVGTQIGFAVAGFAVTFAAQIAGPDGDNWLGVAVFTAVISVICAIAVATGRETHRVPTAELGLRERGASSPSQVRESATL, encoded by the coding sequence GTGTCCGCTCACCCACAGACCGGCCGGGCGCCGGCCGGTGCGTCGCAGGGAAAGCCCCGGAAGGCCGCGTTCGCCGCCTGGATCGGCAGCGCGCTGGAGTACTACGACTTCTTCATCTACGGCAGCGCCGCCGCCCTGGTCTTCCCGAAGGTCTTCTTCGACCCGGACGACCCGGCCACCGCCACCCTGATCTCCCTCGCGACCTTCGGTGTCGCCTACGCGGCCCGCCCCCTCGGGGCGCTGGTCCTCGGCCACTTCGGGGACCGGCTCGGCCGCCGCAAGATCATGGTCTGGACGCTGGTCCTCATGGGCCTCTCCACGTTCCTCATCGGCTGTCTGCCCACATATGCGCAGGCCGGCACCATCGCGCCGGTGCTGCTCGTGCTGATGCGGGTGTTCCAGGGGCTGTCCGCCGCCGGTGAGCAGGCCAGCGCCAACGCGATGACGCTGGAGCACGCGCCCGAACACCGGCGCGGCTACTACACGAGCTTCACCCTCAACGGCACCCAGGCCGGCCAGATCCTCGCCACGCTCGTCTTCATCCCGGTCGCCGCGCTCCCGGACGAGCAGCTGTACACCTGGGGCTGGCGCATCCCGTTCCTGTTGAGCGCCGTCGTGGCAGTCGCGGGCTTCGTCATCCGCCGCACGCTCGAGGAGACTCCGGTCTTCCAGCAGGCGGCGACCGGTGAGGGCGTCGCCAAGATGCCCCTCGCCGAACTCTTCAGGGACCACTGGGCGGATGTCGTGCGCGTGGTCGCGGCGGCGCTGATCGCGACTGTCAGCACGATCTTCTCCGTCTGGGCCCTGAGTTACGCCACGAGCGACGCCGTCGGTATCGAAAAGACGGACATGCTCTGGGTCAACGGCTCGGCCAACGCCGTCGCCCTGCTGGCGATCCCGCTGTGGGCCAGGCTCTCGGACCGGATCGGCCGCAAGCCGGTGTTCCTGGCCGGAGCCCTCGGCAGCGCGGGCATGGTCTTCGTCTACCTCTGGGCGATCTCCACCGGCAGCTACCCCCTGATCTTCGCTGCCGGACTGCTGTTCTTCGGAGTCGTCTACAGCGCGGCCAACGGCATCTGGCCCTCGTTCTACGGCGAGATGTTCCCGGCCAGGGTCCGGCTCTCCGGGATGGCCGTCGGGACCCAGATCGGCTTCGCCGTCGCCGGATTCGCGGTGACCTTCGCGGCGCAGATCGCGGGCCCCGACGGCGACAACTGGCTCGGCGTCGCCGTCTTCACGGCCGTGATCTCCGTGATCTGCGCGATCGCCGTGGCCACCGGCCGGGAGACGCACCGCGTCCCCACGGCCGAACTCGGCCTGCGGGAGCGGGGCGCCTCCTCGCCGTCGCAGGTGCGGGAGTCCGCCACCCTCTGA
- the aroQ gene encoding type II 3-dehydroquinate dehydratase translates to MPHPAAAAHEKPVLVLNGPNLDLLGLREPTVYGTDTLAGIEKLCHDTAAGLGLSVDFRQSNHEGVLIDAVHEARTAHRGIVINPAGYTHTSVALRDALAAAELPVIEVHLTNIHRREPFRHHSYVSGVADAVLCGTGAHGYALALTHLDRLTHPAHPRSPR, encoded by the coding sequence ATGCCGCATCCGGCCGCTGCCGCGCACGAGAAGCCCGTGCTCGTCCTCAACGGACCCAACCTCGACCTGCTCGGACTGCGCGAGCCCACGGTCTACGGCACCGACACACTCGCCGGCATCGAGAAGCTCTGCCACGACACCGCCGCCGGACTGGGGCTGAGCGTCGACTTCCGGCAGAGCAACCACGAGGGCGTCCTCATCGACGCGGTGCACGAAGCGCGTACCGCACACCGGGGCATCGTCATCAACCCCGCCGGATACACCCACACCTCGGTGGCCCTCCGGGACGCCCTGGCCGCGGCCGAACTGCCCGTGATCGAGGTGCATCTGACGAACATTCACCGCCGTGAACCGTTCCGCCACCACTCCTACGTCTCCGGTGTCGCCGATGCCGTCCTCTGCGGGACCGGCGCCCACGGATACGCCCTCGCCCTGACCCACCTCGACCGGCTGACGCACCCCGCACACCCCAGGAGCCCCCGATGA
- a CDS encoding shikimate dehydrogenase: MTSYLTGLIGSGIGPSLSPALHEHEADRHGVRLVYRTLDIEVLGVAPEAVGDLVHAARRLGFDGLNITHPCKQLVIPHLDELAPEAAELGAVNTVVFRDGRAIGHNTDVTGFAQSFARGLPDAPTGDVVQLGAGGAGAAVAHALLNLGVDRLTLLDTDPARAAALAEALAGRFGPGRALSAAADEVADRLADADGLVHATPTGMSAHPGLPLPAALLRPGLWVAEVVYRPLETELFDAARAAGCRTLDGGGMAVFQAADAFRLFTGLEPHTERMLADFADLAATPA, translated from the coding sequence ATGACCTCGTACCTCACCGGCCTGATCGGCTCCGGCATCGGTCCCTCGCTCAGCCCTGCGCTCCACGAACACGAGGCGGACCGGCACGGCGTACGCCTCGTCTACCGCACCCTCGACATCGAGGTGCTCGGCGTCGCGCCCGAAGCCGTCGGAGACCTGGTGCACGCTGCCCGGCGCCTCGGCTTCGACGGACTGAACATCACCCACCCCTGCAAGCAACTGGTCATCCCGCACCTGGACGAGCTGGCACCCGAGGCCGCCGAACTCGGCGCCGTCAACACCGTCGTCTTCCGCGACGGGCGCGCCATCGGTCACAACACCGACGTCACGGGCTTCGCCCAGTCCTTCGCCCGCGGCCTGCCCGACGCACCCACCGGGGACGTCGTCCAGCTCGGCGCGGGAGGGGCGGGCGCCGCCGTCGCACACGCCCTGCTCAACCTCGGCGTCGACCGGCTCACCCTGCTCGACACCGACCCGGCACGCGCCGCCGCCCTCGCCGAAGCGCTGGCCGGGCGCTTCGGCCCCGGCCGCGCCCTGTCCGCGGCGGCGGACGAGGTCGCCGACCGTCTCGCCGACGCGGACGGACTGGTCCACGCGACCCCCACCGGCATGTCGGCGCACCCCGGCCTGCCCCTGCCCGCGGCACTGCTCCGGCCCGGACTGTGGGTGGCCGAGGTCGTCTACCGGCCACTGGAGACCGAACTGTTCGACGCGGCCCGCGCCGCGGGCTGCCGCACCCTCGACGGCGGCGGCATGGCCGTCTTCCAGGCCGCCGACGCCTTCCGTCTCTTCACCGGGCTCGAACCCCACACCGAGCGGATGCTCGCCGACTTCGCCGACCTGGCCGCCACCCCGGCCTGA
- a CDS encoding bifunctional sugar phosphate isomerase/epimerase/4-hydroxyphenylpyruvate dioxygenase family protein has protein sequence MRTSIATVSLSGPLSEKLTAVAAAGFDGVEIFENDLLAGPLSPEEVRLRCADLGLSIDLYQPFRDFEAVPERLADGLRRAERKFDVMERLGADLLLVCSSVAADAVDDDELAAAHLRLLAERAERRGIRIAYEALAWGRNVSTYDHAWRIVERADHPALGTCLDSFHILSRGSDVKGIADIPGEKIFFLQLADAPLMAMDVLQWSRHYRCFPGQGGFDVAGLVAAAVGAGYAGPLSLEVFNDVFRQAGAASTAVDALRSLLLLEESAALSTPPAPAVPSGFAFAELAAADTEPLRGVLAALGFGRTGRHTSKPVELWEQGEARILLNTGAGDRRTGPELTAVGVESPDPDRAARRAEAMLAPVVPRRRAEGDAPLDAVAAPDGTELFFCRTGRSDHPSWTGDFTGVPQSGSAEPAGIRRIDHIALTQPWHQFDEASLFYRGVLGLEGDDSLDLADPYGLRRSRAVATADGAVRIALNVAPAPGGNDTRLQHIALATDDIVATARRIRERGAGLLPIPANYYDDLDARYALDPQLLATLAACGILYDRDGEGEFFHCYTATVGRVFFELVQRVGGYRGYGAQNAAVRLAAQHTQLHGV, from the coding sequence ATGCGCACGTCCATCGCCACGGTCTCGCTCAGCGGGCCGCTCTCCGAGAAGCTCACCGCCGTCGCCGCCGCCGGATTCGACGGCGTGGAGATCTTCGAGAACGATCTGCTGGCCGGCCCGCTGAGCCCCGAGGAGGTACGGCTCCGCTGCGCCGACCTGGGTCTGAGCATCGACCTCTACCAGCCGTTCCGTGATTTCGAGGCCGTCCCCGAACGGCTCGCCGACGGACTGCGGCGCGCGGAACGCAAGTTCGACGTCATGGAGCGGCTCGGTGCCGATCTCCTCCTCGTCTGTTCCAGCGTCGCGGCCGATGCGGTGGACGACGACGAGCTCGCCGCCGCGCACCTGCGTCTGCTCGCCGAACGGGCCGAGCGACGCGGCATCCGGATCGCCTACGAGGCACTGGCCTGGGGCCGGAACGTCAGCACGTACGACCACGCGTGGCGCATCGTCGAACGCGCCGACCACCCGGCGCTCGGTACCTGCCTGGACAGCTTCCACATCCTCTCCCGGGGCTCCGACGTCAAGGGCATCGCGGACATCCCGGGGGAGAAGATCTTCTTCCTCCAGCTCGCGGACGCACCCCTGATGGCGATGGACGTCCTCCAGTGGAGCCGCCACTACCGCTGCTTCCCCGGACAGGGCGGCTTCGACGTCGCGGGACTGGTGGCGGCTGCCGTCGGCGCCGGCTACGCGGGGCCGCTGTCCCTCGAAGTGTTCAACGACGTCTTCCGGCAGGCCGGGGCGGCGTCGACCGCTGTCGACGCCCTGCGCTCGCTGCTCCTGCTGGAGGAGTCGGCGGCCCTGTCCACGCCGCCCGCTCCGGCCGTCCCGTCCGGCTTCGCCTTCGCCGAACTGGCCGCCGCCGACACGGAACCGCTGCGCGGCGTACTGGCGGCGCTCGGCTTCGGCCGCACCGGACGGCACACGTCCAAGCCGGTCGAACTGTGGGAGCAGGGCGAGGCCCGGATCCTGCTGAACACGGGGGCGGGCGACCGGCGCACGGGTCCCGAGCTGACCGCCGTCGGCGTGGAATCCCCCGACCCGGACCGGGCCGCGCGGCGGGCCGAGGCGATGCTCGCCCCCGTCGTGCCGCGCCGCCGGGCCGAGGGCGACGCACCGCTGGACGCCGTCGCCGCGCCCGACGGCACGGAGCTCTTCTTCTGCCGCACCGGCCGGAGCGACCATCCCAGCTGGACCGGGGACTTCACCGGCGTACCGCAGTCCGGGTCCGCCGAGCCGGCGGGCATCCGCAGGATCGACCACATCGCGCTGACCCAGCCCTGGCACCAGTTCGACGAGGCGTCGCTGTTCTACCGGGGGGTCCTCGGCCTGGAGGGCGACGACAGCCTCGACCTGGCCGATCCGTACGGGCTGCGCCGCAGCCGCGCCGTCGCCACCGCCGACGGCGCGGTACGCATCGCCCTCAACGTCGCCCCGGCACCGGGCGGGAACGACACCCGCCTCCAGCACATCGCGCTGGCGACGGACGACATCGTCGCCACCGCCCGCCGGATACGGGAGCGGGGCGCGGGGCTGCTGCCGATCCCGGCGAACTACTACGACGACCTGGACGCCCGCTACGCCCTCGATCCGCAGCTCCTTGCCACGCTCGCCGCGTGCGGAATCCTCTACGACCGGGACGGCGAAGGGGAGTTCTTCCACTGCTACACCGCGACGGTCGGGCGGGTCTTCTTCGAACTGGTGCAACGCGTCGGCGGATACCGGGGATACGGCGCGCAGAACGCCGCCGTACGCCTGGCCGCCCAGCACACCCAGCTGCACGGCGTGTGA
- a CDS encoding TetR/AcrR family transcriptional regulator: MPAAVPPPSQPVKRTRDAARTRVEILDVATEEFARQGFAGARVDEIAARMRTTKRMIYYYFGSKEQLFTAVLERAYTVIRHEEQQLDVEHLDPVSAIRRLAELTFDHHEAHPDFIRLVSIENIHEAEHIAASPSLSSLSSPAIDVIGRILEAGREQGIFTADVDAVDLHAMISSFCFFRISNRHTFRTLFGRDLTEAANRAHYRTMLGDMVISYLTSAR; this comes from the coding sequence ATGCCCGCCGCAGTCCCCCCGCCGTCCCAGCCGGTCAAGCGCACCCGGGACGCGGCCCGGACACGGGTCGAGATCCTCGACGTGGCCACGGAGGAGTTCGCCCGGCAGGGCTTCGCGGGGGCGCGGGTGGACGAGATCGCCGCGCGGATGCGGACCACCAAGCGGATGATCTACTACTACTTCGGCAGCAAGGAGCAGCTCTTCACCGCCGTACTGGAGCGGGCCTACACGGTCATCCGGCACGAGGAGCAGCAGCTCGATGTCGAGCACCTCGACCCGGTCTCGGCGATCCGGCGGCTGGCGGAGCTCACCTTCGACCACCACGAGGCCCATCCGGACTTCATCCGGCTGGTCAGCATCGAGAACATCCACGAGGCCGAGCACATCGCGGCCTCCCCGAGCCTGAGCTCCCTCAGCTCGCCCGCGATCGACGTCATCGGCCGCATCCTCGAAGCCGGGCGCGAGCAGGGCATCTTCACGGCCGACGTGGACGCCGTCGACCTGCACGCGATGATCAGCTCGTTCTGTTTCTTCCGGATCTCGAACCGGCACACCTTCAGGACGCTGTTCGGCCGCGACCTCACCGAGGCGGCGAACCGCGCGCACTACCGGACCATGCTCGGCGACATGGTCATCTCGTACCTCACCTCGGCCCGGTAG
- a CDS encoding class II fructose-bisphosphate aldolase: MPLSPTDAITGSAYTRRSGVGAFNVVQIEHAEAIVAGAEQAGLPVVLQISENTARYHGSLAPIGLASLALARGASVPVAVHLDHAESTELVHEAVELGFTSVMFDASKLPYEQNLAATRAITDHCHRAHVWVEAELGEVGGKDGAHAPGVRTDPDEARAFVAATAVDALAVAVGSSHAMLTRDAVLDFALIERLRAAVGVPLVLHGSSGVGDTDLAKAVTSGMTKVNISTHLNKIFTRTVREQLAAAPEVADPRKYLGPARKAVESEVARLLGVLAGV; this comes from the coding sequence GTGCCCCTCAGCCCGACCGACGCGATCACCGGCTCCGCATACACCCGGCGGTCAGGTGTCGGCGCCTTCAACGTCGTCCAGATCGAGCACGCCGAGGCCATCGTCGCCGGAGCCGAGCAGGCCGGCCTTCCCGTCGTCCTCCAGATCAGCGAGAACACCGCCCGCTACCACGGCTCCCTCGCCCCGATCGGCCTCGCGTCCCTCGCGCTCGCCAGGGGTGCGAGCGTTCCCGTGGCGGTGCACCTCGACCACGCGGAATCGACCGAGCTGGTCCACGAGGCCGTCGAACTCGGCTTCACCTCCGTCATGTTCGACGCCTCCAAGCTCCCGTACGAGCAGAACCTCGCCGCCACCCGGGCGATCACGGACCACTGCCACCGCGCGCACGTGTGGGTCGAGGCCGAGCTGGGCGAGGTCGGCGGCAAGGACGGCGCCCACGCCCCCGGGGTACGCACCGACCCCGACGAGGCCCGCGCCTTCGTGGCCGCGACGGCCGTCGACGCCCTCGCCGTCGCGGTGGGAAGTTCGCACGCCATGCTCACCCGCGACGCCGTGCTCGATTTCGCGCTCATCGAGCGACTCCGGGCGGCCGTCGGTGTTCCGCTGGTCCTGCACGGGTCGTCCGGCGTCGGCGACACGGACCTCGCGAAGGCGGTGACCTCGGGGATGACGAAGGTGAACATATCCACCCACCTGAACAAGATCTTCACCCGGACCGTACGCGAACAGCTGGCCGCGGCACCGGAGGTCGCCGACCCGCGTAAGTACCTCGGCCCGGCCCGCAAGGCCGTGGAGTCCGAGGTGGCGAGACTGCTGGGCGTGCTCGCGGGCGTCTGA